The sequence GGAGCTCCGGCGGGGTCGAATGGGCGAGATGGGCGATCGCCGCGGTGGCGACGTCGCCGCCCCAGGTGTCCTCGATCGTCATGGCGATGCCGAGGGCGGCGCAGAGGTCGCGGATCTGCCGCGCCCGGGTCAGGCCGCCGACCTTGGAGATCTTCAGGTTGATCACGTCCATGGCGCCGTCCGCCGCGCCGCGCAGCACCGCGGGCAGCCCGTCGATCACCTCGTCCAGCACGAAGGGCCGGGCGGTGCGGCGGCGGATCGTCAGGCACTCCTCGTAGCTGCGGCAGGGCTGCTCGATATACACGTCGACATCGCGCACGGCGTCGACCACCCGCGCCGCCTGGTGCATCAGCCAGCCGGTGTTGGCGTCGGCGATCAGCACGTCGCCCGGCTGCAGCTTTGCCGCCACGGCATGGATGCGGGCGATGTCGGTGTCCGGGTCGCCGCCGACCTTGAGCTGGAACTTGGTGTAGCCCTGGGCGCGGTATTCCGCGACCCGCGCGGCCATCGCCTCCGGGCTTTCCTGGCTGATGGCGCGGTAGAGGGCGAAGTCGTCGCCGTACCGGCCGCCCAGCAGATCGCAGACCGGCAGGCCGGCGGCCTTGCCGAGGATGTCCCAGCAGGCGATGTCGACCGCCGACTTGACGTAGGGGTGGCCGCGCATCGACCGGTCGAGATGGCGGTCAAGCACGCCGAGCTGCCGCGGGTCGAGCCCGATCAGCCCCGCCGCCAGCTCGCGCAGCCCGGTCCGCGCCCCCTCGGCATAGGCCGGCAGATAGGCGGGGCCGAGCGGGCAGACCTCGCCCCAGCCGGTCAGGCCGGCATCGGTGTCGATCCGCACCAGCGTGCTGTCGAACACGGTGACGGCGTTGCCGCCCGACCATCTGTAGCTGCCCTCGTGCAGCGGCAGGTCCACCTGGGGGACGGCGATCCGGGGGATGCGCATGGGGCCTCCCGCGGCAGTGGCGCGGAACCTTCGCGCGTCGGCCCCAGCCTGTCAAAGGCCGGTCAGCGGATGCCGGCGAGATAGCCCAGCAGCGAATCCGCGTCGTCGAACACGGCGTCGAGCGGCACCGCCAGCATCGGGTTCAGCCGGGCGCCGAGGAAGGCGGCGCGGGAATCGGTGTGCAGCCCGACCAGCCGGCGCCCGGGCTTGGCCAGCTGGCGATGGGCATAGGCCATGCCGAGCTCCAGCGCCGCGCCCTCGTCCGGCACCCGGCCGTCGAGCACGAACAGCAGCACGTCGCAGGCGAAGACCTGGTCGCGGTCGAGCTCGAAGATGGCGCGGCGCCGCTGCTCCGGCGTCATCGCCGCCCAGGGCTCGCGGCTGCTCTCCACCCCGTCGCGCTGCGGCAGGAAGACGGTGAAGCCCAGCGCCTCGATCCGCTCGGCCAGCACGGCGTTGAACACCTGCTCGGCGGCCGAGAACAGCGGCCCGGCGAAGTACAGGCGCGGCATCAGCCGCGGCCGATCACGTCCAGCGCCGCCTGGTGCAGCGCCGGGGTGGCGGCCGCCAGGACCTCGCCGGAGGAATCGAGGCCGAGCGGCCGGCCTTGCCAGTCGGTGACGACGCCGCCGGCGCCCTCGATCACCGGCACCAGCGCCATGTAGTCGTAGGGCTGCAGGCCGCGCTCCATCACCAGGTCGATGCAGCCCAGCGCGACCAGGGCATAGCCGTAGCAGTCGAGGCCGTAGCGGCGATGCCTCACCGCCCCGGCCAGCCGCCCAAAGGCCTCGAGGGAGTCGCCGGAGAACACCTCCGGCGAGGTGGTGGTAAGGATGGCGTTGCCGAGGCCGCCGCAGTCGCGGGTGCGGCAGGGCTTGCCGCCGGCCAGCGACGGGTGGCCGGCATGGCCGACGAAACGCTCGCCCAGCGCCGGCATCTCGATCACGCCAACCAGGGGCCGCCCCTTCTCGACCAGGGCGATCAGCGAACCGAATGTCGGCACGCCGGCGATGAAGGCGCGGGTGCCGTCGATCGGGTCCAGCACCCAGACCAGGTCGCGGTCGAGGCCCTCGCGACCATGCTCCTCGCCGAGGATGCCGTGATCGGGGTAGCGGCCGTTGATCATCTGTCGCATCAGCTGCTCGACCGAGCGGTCGGCCATGGTGACCGGCGAGTCGTCGGCCTTGTCCTCGACCGCGAGCCCGGTGCGGAACCAGCGCATCGCCGCCGGGCGGGCGGCGTCGGCCAGGCTTTCGGCGAAGGCGACGAGGGAATTGGCGGTCATGGCGAGGGCTCGGAACGACGGGCGGGGCCGCAGCCTCGCCGGAAACGAGCCGGCAGGCAAGCCTACGTCCGCAGCGCCGCCGCCAATGCCGCGATCTCCTCCGCCCCCTTCGTGCTCGGCGCGGTCTCGACCAGGGTGCGGCCGGACAGCATCGCCGCGGCGAAGCCGGTTCGGTTGCCGATCCGCGCCGGCAGCACCGGGATGCCGAGCCGGCCGATCTCGACCTCCAGCGCGTCGGCGACCTTGGAGCGCGACGGCACCCGGTTCAGCACGATGCGGGCCGGCACCTTCTCCTCCGCCGCCAGGTCCAGCGTCGGCTGTGTGGCCCAGAGGTCCATCGGGCTGGGTTGGATCGGCACCAGGACCAGCTGCGCCGCCCGTACCGCGATGCGGGCGTCGGAGGCGGCATGCGGCGGACTGTCGATCAGCACCAGGTCGTGCTTCGCCCGTGCCCGGTCGACCTCGGCCGGCACCCGCCATCCGGTGATGCGCAGATGGGTGAAGCCGGGATCGTCGCCGCGCGCCTCGACCCAGCGGCTGAGGCTGCCCTGCGGATCGATGTCGACGGTCGCGACCGGGAGGCCGGAGTGGACGAGGGCGGCGGCGAGAGGCGCTCCCAGCGTGGTCTCCCCCGCCCCGCCCTTCTGCTGCGCCACGGTGATCGTTCGACCGGCCATTTCGCACCCTCCGTTTCGCGGAAGTGTCGCCCGGCTTTTGCTGCAGCGCAACATGAGATGTCCGGCCGGGAGATGGCGGCCTTCCCCTGAGCGCATTGGCCCCCCGACGGCGGATCGAGCTATTAGAGCGGGCATGGACACCGCCCCGATCAAGCCCGAGATCGTCGATGACGGCCCCGCCGGCATCGCCCGCGCCGCGGCGCTGCTGCGCGAGGGCAAGCTGGTCGCCTTCCCGACCGAGACTGTCTACGGCCTGGGCGGCGATGCCACCAACGACCGCGCCGTGGCCGCGATCTTCGAAGCCAAGCGGCGGCCCAGCTTCAACCCGCTGATCTGCCACCTGGCCGACGCCGGGCAGGCCGAGGATCTGGTGCTGTTCGACGAGCGTGCCCGCCGCGTCGCCGAGACGCTGTGGCCGGGGCCGCTGACCCTGGTGCTGCCGCGGCGCGAGGGCTGCCCAGTGTCGCTGCTGGCCTCGGCCGGGCTGGACAGCCTGGCGATCCGGGTGCCGGCGCATCCGGCGGCCCGGCGCCTGCTGGCCGCGGTCGGCCGGCCGGTGGCGGCGCCCAGCGCCAATGTCTCCGGCGCCGTCAGCCCGACAACGCCGCAGCACGTGCTGGACGGGCTGTCCGGCCGGGTGTCGCTGGTGGTGGCCGGTGGGCGCTGCGCCGTCGGGCTGGAATCGACGGTGCTGGACCTGACCGGCGAGCGGCCGGTTCTGCTGCGCCCCGGCGGGGTGACGGTCGAGGAGCTGACCGCCCTGCTGGGCCCCATCGCCCTGCCGGAGAAGGATCCGGAGCGGCCAGCCTCGCCCGGCCAGCTGGCCAGCCACTACGCGCCGCGGGCGCAGGTGCGGCTGAACGCCGGCGCGATCGGGCCGGACGAGGTGCTGCTGACCTTCGGCCCCGACCTGCGCAGCGGGCCGAAGGTGATGAACCTGAGCGAGAAGGGCAACCTGGCCGAGGCGGCCGCCAACCTGTTCGCCATGCTGCGGGCCCTGGACAAGACCGGCGCCGGCACCATCGCCGTGGCGCCGATCCCCGAATCCGGCCTGGGCGCCGCGATCAACGACCGGCTGCGCCGCGCCGCGGCCCCACGACCCTAGGGAGCGAACGATGACCGACGCCGCGCTGCTGGACGCCCTGACCGCCATCACCGGCCCGCAGGGCGTGCTGCACGAGGCGGCGGACATCGCGCCCTATCTGAAGGAGTGGCGCGGCAAGTACCGGAGCACGGCCGGTGTCGTGGTGCGGCCGGGATCGACCGCCGAGGTGGCCGCGGTGGTCAGGCTGTGCGCCGAACGCGGCATCGGCGTGGTGCCGCAGGGCGGCAACACCGGCCTGTGCGGCGGCGCCGTGGCCGCGGCCGGGCAGGTCCTGCTGTCGACCGACCGTCTGACCCGGATCCGCGAGATCGACGCCGAGGGCGACCACATCACGGTCGAGGCCGGCGTGATCCTGGCCCAGGTGCAGGCGGCGGCGGAGGCGGCCGACCGGCTGTTCCCGCTGAGCCTCGGCGCCGAAGGCAGCTGCCGGATCGGCGGCAACCTGTCGACCAATGCCGGCGGCACCGCGGTGCTGCGCTACGGCAACACCCGCGACCTGGTGCTGGGCCTCGAGGTTGTGCTGCCCGACGGCCGGGTCTGGGACGGGCTGCGGGCTTTGCGCAAGGACAACACCGGCTACGACCTGAAGCAGCTGTTCATCGGCGCCGAAGGCACGCTGGGCGTGATCACCGCCGCGGTGCTGAAGCTGTTCCCGCGTCCGCGCAGCGTCGCCGCGGCGCTGGTGGCGGTGCCGGACCCGGCCGCCGCCGTGGCCCTGTTCGGCCGCGCCCGGGCCGAGGCCGGCGGGTCGGTCACCGGGGTCGAGCTGATGCCGCGCCTGGCGATCGACTTCGCGCTGCGCCATGTCGCGGGCGTGGTTGACCCGATGGCGGAGCCGCATCCCTGGTACGTGCTGCTGGAGCTGTCCTCCCCCGCCGCCGACGCGAAGCTGGCGGATCAGCTGGAGGCGATCCTGGCCGAGGGCTTCGAGGCCGGGCTGGTGGCGGACGCCGCGATCGCGTCGAGCGAGGCGCAGCGCAAGGCGTTCTGGCACCTGCGCGAGGCGATCGTCGAAGGCCAGCGCTTCGAGGGCGGGGCGATCAAGCACGACATCGCCGTGCCTGTGGCGAAGGTGCCGGAGTTCCTGGAGCATGCGACGGCCTTGGCCGAAACCATGGTGCCGGGCGTGCGTGTGGTGGGGTTCGGCCATCTCGGCGACGGCAACATCCACTTCAACCTGAACCAGCCGGTGGGCGCCGACCGTGACGCCTTCATGGCGCGCTGGGAGGAGATCGCCCACCGGGTGCACGACATCGTGGTCGCCCTGGACGGGTCGATCAGCGCCGAGCACGGGGTCGGCCTGTTGAAGCGCGACGAGATCGCCGAGCGCAAATCGCCGGTCGAAATCGAGCTGATGCGCCGGATCAAGCGGGCGATCGACCCGGCCGGGATCATGAATCCGGGCAAGGTGATCGAGGCTTAGTCTGGATTCGCGGTCGCTTGCTCTAACTTCCCAATTCTGTCATTGCCGGGCTTGACCCGGCAATCCAGAGAGCGTCGACATTCTCTGGATGCCCGGGTCAAGCCCGGGCATGACAGGAAATTGGGACAGCGCGTCGACAAAAACCTCCACCGCTGTCGAATCCGGCATCGCGCAGGCGACTAGGTGTGTCGACCCATGAGGAGGACCGCCCGATGGCCAAGAGCGACACCCTTACTCCCGCGGCCGAGCTGGCCCGCGCCAACCCCGTCCGCATCCCCAACGAGAGCGCCGAGTACCGCGCCGCCCGCACCGCGCTGCTGGCCGAGGAGATCGAGCTGCGGCGCCATATCGAGCGGGTCGCCGCCCAGCGCCGCGCCCTGCCGCCCGGCGGCGCGGTAACCGGCGACTATCGCTTCGAAGGCGCCGACGGTCTGACCGATCTGGCCGGGCTGTTCGGCGACAAGCAGACCTTGGTGGTCTACAGCTACATGTTCGGGCCGCAGCGCGAGCGCCCCTGCCCGATGTGCACCAACCTGCTGGGGGCGTGGGAGGGCAACGCCGCCGATATCGGCCAGCGCGTCTCGCTGGCCGTGGTCGCGCGCTCGCCCTTCGCACGGCTGGCCGCATGGAAGCGCGAGCGCGGCTGGCGCGACCTGCGCCTCTACAGCGACCTGAACGGGGCCTATTCGCGCGACTATTTCGGCGTCGCGCCCGACGGCTCGGACATCCCTGCGCTGAACGTGTTCACCCGGCGCGACGGCACGATCCGCCATTTCTGGGCCGGCGAGATGACCGGCGCCACCGCCGATCCCGGCCAGGACCCACGCGGCGCCCCCGACCCGGCGCCGCTGTGGATGGTGCTGGACTGCACGCCGGAGGGCCGGGGCGCCGACTGGTACCCGAAGCTGAGCTACGACTGAGAAGAGCGGCCGGGCGCGGCCGCTCCGGCCGCGCCCGCCTCACCAGTGCCCGCGACGCCCCCAGCCGCCGCGGTAATGGCGGTGATGGCGATAGCCGTCATCGTCATCGGCCAGCGCCGCGCCGAGGGCGATGCCGCCGACCGCCAGCAGGCCGGCCGCCAGAGCGGCGTTGGTGTCCTGCTGCTGCCGCTCCGCCTGGGCCTGGTACGACAGCGGGCCGACGGAGTCGCAGGCATAGGGATCGCCGTAGGAGCATTGCTGCGAGGCGTAGTTCAGCTGCATCTCGCTCGGGGTCGGCCCGCAGGCCGCCAGGGCGACCAAGAGTCCAACGATACCAACCCGCGAGAGTCGAGACCCCAACGAACCGGCAACCATATTCATCTCCAGCCGACCAGGCCTTCTCCAGTCGGCACGCCGTTTTCCAATTGAGGCAATTCCATGGCAACTTCACGGCGAACCTTGGAATTACCCACAGGGCGGCGGGATGACTTACCGGACCCAACGCCCCTTCCATCCCAATACACGGGCGACTTGGATCATTCCGTCGATCGACTGAGCGGAACCCGACGGCTGTCGCCGTTCGGCGCCGCGGGTCCGGCTACAGCGCCCGCCGCGGGGCCAGGCGCAGCCGGACCATTGCCGGGGCCGGCATCGGCTGCGTGCGGGCGGGCCGGACCCGATGGGCCAGGACCGGCCGGGGCGCGCCATCGCGGCCGCGCTTCCAGGGCTGACCGTTGAACCAGGCGGCGCCGCGGGCCCAGACCCAGAGCAGGGCGATGCCGCCGAGATTGACCACGAGATGCGGCAGCAACCCGGCGCCCGTCTGGTCGAGGACGATGCCGCCGACGAAGGACAGGGCCATGCCGAGCAGGAACACCGACAGCGAGTGCCGGCCCATGATCGCCACCGGCTCCGCCCCCCGCGGGGTGATCAGGCCCGGCGCGGCGCGCAGCAGCGACACCACGACATAGGCCAGGGCGAAGAAATGCAGCAGCCGCAGGGGGCCGACATCGGTCTTGCGCGCCAGCGGCTCCAGGATGTCGCGCATGCCGGCGAACAGGCCGCCGTCCAGCCGGACCAGCGACAGCGCCAGCGCGGCGCAGAAGACGAGATAGACCACCGCCGCGGTGATGCGGCCGCGCGTCGCCTGTGGCACGTCGAACCAGCCGGCACCGTAGCCGTAGCCGGCGACGAACAGGACCTGCCAGGCGAAGGGATTGAAGAACCAGCTGCGGCCGGTGGTGGAATCCGCGATCAGGTTCCAGTCGCCCACGATCGCGCCGACATAGAGCACCGCCGAGGTCGCGACCACGATGGCCGGCGATAGGCGCGCCAGCAGCACCATCGCCGGGATCGCAGCCAGCAGCACCATGTAGAGCGGCAGGATGTCGAAGTAGTTCGGCACATAGTGCAGCGACAGCAGGGCGACCAGCGACGCGCCAGGATCCTGGAAGAACCGGTCGATGCCGAGGCGGGAGATGTAGTTCGGCTCGGCGAACATCCGGTTTGCCACGACGATGACGCCGCAGATGAGGATGAACAGGCCGATATGGGCGCGATAGAGCTGCCAGACGCGCTGCGCCACCCGGCCGAGCCCGGCCAGGAACCCGGCCCGGCCGAAGCTGCGGCCGAACGCCATCGCCGAGGACAGGCCGGCCAGGAAGATGAAGATCTCCGCCGCGTCGCTCAGCCCATACATCCGCGGCGTGAACATTCCTGCAATGTTCCCGGGCGTATGGTTGATGAAAATGATGATCAGCGCGAGACCACGGAAGAAATCGATCCGAACGTCCCGCACCGGCGTCTGTGCGGTCATTTCATCTCTCCGACTGCATCAACCCGACGAGGCGATGCAATTGGGGAACGCTTCATACAGGACGAGGTTCCCTCGAAAACCGAGTCGTGAAACACTGCCGCACGGAGGGGCGGATTGAGCATGTTTCGCCTGTGCATCGCGATCCTGCTGCTGGCGGTCGGGCCGGTCCTGCACCGGCCTGCCCGGGCCCAGGGCATGGCGCCGGCCGAGACCGTGATGTTCAAGAGCCTGTCCGGCGAGGTGATCACCGGACGCCTGTTCCTGCCCAAGGGCACGGGCCCCTTCCCGGCCGTGGTCGGGCTGCACGGATCCGGCGGCTACGCCCCGGCGCATGACCGCTGGGCGACCCGGCTGACCGCCAGCGGCTACGCCATGTTCCTGGTCGACAGCTACACGCCGCGCGGCTATCGCGAGATCGTCTCGGTCGGCCTGTCGACGATCCCGGTCGAGCTGCGCGTCAAGGACGCGGTCGGCGCCCTGGAATACCTGCAGACCCGCAAGGAAATCAATCCCAAGCAGATCGCCGTCCTCGGCTGGTCCCAGGGCGGCACCACCGCGGTCGCCACCGCGGCGACGATGCGGCAGTCCCTGATCGCCAAGACGGCGCCGCATTTCGCCGCGGCGATCGCGCTGTACCCCCGCTGCAACCAGTACATGACCGACGCCCAGCCGGTCGGCGACACGCCGCTTCTGGTGCTGATGGGGGCGGCCGACAGCGTGACCCCGGCCGCAGCCTGCGACACGCTGTTCGACGCCTGGCTGTCCAAGGGCGCCGCGGTCAGCCTGATCGTCTATCCCGGCATGCAGCACAACTTCGACTTCACCGCCCCGACCACGGCGATGCTGGACCGGACCCAGCCGATCGCCGATCCGCCGGCGCTGAGCCCGAGCTGGACCCCGGTCGACGACGCCGAGCTGCGCGCCCTGAGCTTCCTCGACAAGCGGCTGGGGCTTGATTTGGGCGCCGGTTCGGTGAAATCTCCCCTTTACGTAAACGGAAACTCGAACCAGACCGGAAGCCAGGGAGTCGTCCGATGACCGCCTATGCCGCGCCGATCTCCGACATGCGCTTCGTGCTGCGGCATCTGGTCGGACTCGACAGTATCGCCGCCTTGCCCGGTAAAGGCGAGACCACGCCGGAGCTGGTCGAGGCGGTGCTGGAGGAGGCGGGCAGGCTGGCGGCCGAGGTCATCGCCCCCCTCAACGCGATCGGCGACCGCGAGGGCGCGCGGCTGGAGAACGGCGTGGTGCGCACCGCCCCCGGCTTCCGTGAGGCCTATGCCCGGTATCGCGACGGCGGCTGGAACGCGCTGCCCTTCGAGGCGGAATGGGGCGGCCAGGACCTGCCCTGGGCGGTGGCGATGGCGGTGTCGGAGATGTGGCAGTCGGCCAGCCTGGCCTTCGGCCTGTGCCCGGTCCTGAACCAGGGCGCGGTCGAGGCGCTGCAGGCGCACGGCTCCGACGAGCAGAAGCGCACCTACCTGCCGAAGCTGGTCTCCGGCGTCTGGACCGGCACCATGAACCTGACCGAGCCGCAGGCGGGATCGGACGTCGGCGCGGTGCGGACCAAGGCGGAACGGCAGGCGGACGGCAGCTACCGGATCACCGGCCAGAAGATCTTCATCACCTATGGCGACCACGACATGGCCGAGAACATCGTCCATCTCGTGCTGGCCCGCACGCCGGACGCGCCGGCCGGGATCAAGGGCATCAGCCTGTTCCTGGTGCCGAAGCTGCTGCCCGACGCCGACGGAAACCCGGGCGAGCGCAACGACCTGCGCTGCGTCAGCCTCGAGCACAAGCTGGGCATCCATGCCAGCCCGACCTGCGTCATGGCCTATGGCGACAAGGGCGGCGCCACCGGCTTCCTGATCGGCCAGGAGAACCGCGGCATCGAGTACATGTTCACGATGATGAACAACGCCCGGCTGACCGTCGGGCTGCAGGGCGTGGCGATCGCCGAGCGCGCCACCCAGGCGGCCGAGGCCTATGCCGCCACCCGGATCCAAGGCAAGCCGATCGGCGCGGACAACGGTGCGCCGATCTCGGCCCATCCCGATGTCCGCCGCATGCTGCTGTCGATGCGCAGCCTGACCGAGGCGGCGCGGGCCCTGACCTACAGCGCCGGCGCGGCACTGGACCTCGCTCGCGGCCATCCCGACCCGATCGAGCGTGCCCGCGCCCAGGCCCGGGTCGACCTGCTGACCCCGGTGGTGAAGGGCTGGAGCACGGATGTCGGCTGCGAGGTCGCCTCGACCGGCATCCAGGTGCATGGCGGCATGGGCTATATCGAGGAGACCGGCGCCGCCCAGTTCCTGCGCGACGCCCGGATCACCCCGATCTATGAGGGCACCAACGGCATCCAGGCCAACGACCTGGCGTTCCGCAAGGTGGCGCGGGACGGCGGCGTCGCCGCCCGGCAGCTGTTCGAGGAGATGGCGCGGACCCAGGCGGAGCTGGCCGCCCACCCGGGCGCGGCGCCGATCCGCGACCGGCTGGTGGAGAGCCTGGCGGCGCTGATGGCGGCGACCGACTGGGTGGTCGAGACCGCGGCCGGGAACCCCGCCGCCGTCGCCGCCAGTTCGGTCCACTACCTGCGCATGTTCGGCCTGGTGGCCGGCGGCTGGCTGATGGCCCGGGCGGCGCTGGCCGAGGACGACGACGCCGCGTTCCGCGCGACCAAGCTGGCCCATGCCCGCTTCTTCGCCGAGCAGTACCTGCCCCAGGCCGCGGCGCTGCTGCTGCCGATCACCGAGGGCTGGCGGAGCGTGGTGGAATAGCCGCGCCCGTCAGGCGTGAATCCCCAGCCGCTGCACCTCCGCCGCGGCGTCGCGCCATTCCTGGGCGTAGTCGACATCCTGGTAGTTCTCGAACCACGGACCGCCGCGGGTGTAGTGCACCGCCTGCGGATAGCCCGTCTCCGGCTTCGGGTACCAGCCCTCGAGCCAGTTCCAGCCGGTGTCGAGCGAGCCGATCTGGTCGTCGGTCAGCCACTGGAAGCGGTGCAGGAAGGCGCCGGTCTCGCGGTTCACCACCTCCGGCGTCAGCGTCGCGTTCGCCGGATGGGCGCAGTTGAACAGCATCAGGCTGGACCAGTTCTTGCGCGGATATGCTGTCTGCGGCTTGCCATCCATCTTCACCGCCTCCTTCGGCTGATAGTCGTGCTGCACGACCATCACCGCGTAGCGGTCCTGCGCCTGGGCAAAGAGGTCGGCGATGTCGGCGAACCACAGGAAGTCGCAGTCGCAGAACACCGCCCAGCCCTTGTATCCGGCCAGCGCCGGCACCAGGAAGCGGCTGAAGGTGAACTCGGTCGAGCCCAGCGTGTCGACCGGGCGGGTGTAGATGCCCTGCGCCCGCAGCTCCGGCAGCTTCAGCGGCGTGACCTCGACCGGTTTCGACGCGTGCTGCAGCACCGAATGACGGCAGACCTGCCACGCGATGTCCTCGCGCGAATCGTAACCGACATAGAGGCGCAGCGCTTCGCTCATTCCCATGCTCCCGATTTGCGACCGGCTCGCAACGCCCCTTCCCTAGCACGGGCGCGGGCCGCAGTCTAACGCTCGCCCTTCCGGTACGGCACCATCAGCGCCTTCGGCACCGCGGCGCGGCGTGACATGGCGATCAGGGCGAGGATGCTGAGCAGATAGGGCAGCATCAGGAAGATCTGGTAGGGCACGGCCCCGCCGGCCAGCTGCTGCAGCCGCACTTGGAAGGCGTCGAAGGCGCCGAACAGCAGGGCGCCGAGCAGCGCCTTGCCCGGCCGCCAGGAGGCGAAGACCACCAGGGCGATGCACACCCAGCCGCGCCCGGCCACCATCTCGAAGAAGAAGGCGTTGAAGGCCGACATGGTCAGGAAAGCGCCGCCGACCGCCATCAGCGCCGACCCGGCCATCACCGCGCCGAGGCGGATGGCGACGACGTCGAGCCCCTGCGCCTCGGCCGCTGCCGGGTTCTCGCCGACCGCGCGCAGGGCCAGGCCGAGCGGCGTGCGGTACAGGACCCAGGCGGTGACGGCGACGGCGGCCAGGGCCAGGTAGGTCAGCGGCGACTGCTGGAACAGCACCGGCCCGATCCAGGGCAGGTCGGACAGGCCGGGCAGCGACACCGGCTGGAACGGATCGATCCGCGGCGGGGTCGAGGCGTTCGGCAGCACCATGCGGTAGGTGAAATAGGACAGGCTGGTGGCCAGCAGCGTGACGCCGATGCCGGTGACGTGCTGCGACAGGCCGAGCGGCACGGTCAGGAGCGCGTGCAGCAGGCCGAAGGCGGCCCCGACGCCGGCGGCGAACAGCACTCCGGTCCACAGGTCGCCGCCCTGGTACACCCACATCCAGCCGGCCATGGCGCCGGCCGTGAAGATGCCCTCGATGCCCAGGTTCAGCACCCCGGCGCGCTCGCAGATCAGCTCGCCCAGCGTGCCGAAGACCAGCGGCGTGGCGATGCGCAGCGCTGCCGCCCAGAAGCTGGCGGCCAGCAGGATGTCGAGGATCTCGCTCATCGCCACCTCACCCGGTAGCGCAGGACGATGCCGGAGAGCAGCACCGTCAGCAGGGAGGTGGCGACCACCAGGTTGGCGATGTAGCTGGAGACGCCGATCGCCCGGCTCATGCTGTCGGCGCCGACGAAGACCGCGGCCACGAACAGCGCCGCCAGCAGCACCCCGAGCGCGTGCAGCTGCGCCAGCATGGCGACGACGATGCCGGCATAGCCGTAGCCGGGCGACAGGTCCTGGGTGAGATAGCCCTTCAGCCCCGCCACCTCCCCCACCCCGGCCAGGCCGGCCAGGGCGCCGGAGATCAGGCCGACGCGCAGCATCACCCGGCCGACCGGCATGCCGGCGAAGCGCGCGGCGGACGGGTTGGCGCCGGTGGCCCGCATCTCGAAGCCCCAGGTGGTGCGTGCCAGCATCAGCCAGACCAGGACGGCAGCGACGACGGCGATGACCAGCCCGGCATGGATGCGGGTGCGCGGGATCAGCTTCGGCAGCGCCGCGGCGTCGAGGATCGGCGCCGATTGCGGCCAGCCCATGCCCATCGGGTCCTTCATCGGCCCTTCCAGCATCATCGAGACGAAGAGCAGCACGATGAAGTTGAGCAGCAGCGTCGTCACCACCTCGTCGACGCCGAGCCGGGTCTTGAGCAGGGTCGGCCCCGCCATCCACAGCCCGCCGGCCAGTGCCCCGGCCAGCAGGATCAGCGGCAGCAGGGCCCAGGCCGGCCAGTCGAGGGCGCCGGAGCCCAGCGCTGTCGCGGCCAGGGCGCCGAGATAAAGCTGCCCCTCCGCCCCGATGTTCCACAGCTTGGCCCGGAAGGCGACCGTGGCGGCCAGGCCGGTCAGCACCAAGGGCGTGGCG comes from Inquilinus sp. Marseille-Q2685 and encodes:
- a CDS encoding L-threonylcarbamoyladenylate synthase, whose product is MDTAPIKPEIVDDGPAGIARAAALLREGKLVAFPTETVYGLGGDATNDRAVAAIFEAKRRPSFNPLICHLADAGQAEDLVLFDERARRVAETLWPGPLTLVLPRREGCPVSLLASAGLDSLAIRVPAHPAARRLLAAVGRPVAAPSANVSGAVSPTTPQHVLDGLSGRVSLVVAGGRCAVGLESTVLDLTGERPVLLRPGGVTVEELTALLGPIALPEKDPERPASPGQLASHYAPRAQVRLNAGAIGPDEVLLTFGPDLRSGPKVMNLSEKGNLAEAAANLFAMLRALDKTGAGTIAVAPIPESGLGAAINDRLRRAAAPRP
- a CDS encoding cis-3-hydroxy-L-proline dehydratase; its protein translation is MRIPRIAVPQVDLPLHEGSYRWSGGNAVTVFDSTLVRIDTDAGLTGWGEVCPLGPAYLPAYAEGARTGLRELAAGLIGLDPRQLGVLDRHLDRSMRGHPYVKSAVDIACWDILGKAAGLPVCDLLGGRYGDDFALYRAISQESPEAMAARVAEYRAQGYTKFQLKVGGDPDTDIARIHAVAAKLQPGDVLIADANTGWLMHQAARVVDAVRDVDVYIEQPCRSYEECLTIRRRTARPFVLDEVIDGLPAVLRGAADGAMDVINLKISKVGGLTRARQIRDLCAALGIAMTIEDTWGGDVATAAIAHLAHSTPPELLFSATDFNSYVTVSTAPDAPRRKHGRMAAGTAPGLGVTPDPAVIGDPVFVVG
- a CDS encoding DUF899 family protein — translated: MAKSDTLTPAAELARANPVRIPNESAEYRAARTALLAEEIELRRHIERVAAQRRALPPGGAVTGDYRFEGADGLTDLAGLFGDKQTLVVYSYMFGPQRERPCPMCTNLLGAWEGNAADIGQRVSLAVVARSPFARLAAWKRERGWRDLRLYSDLNGAYSRDYFGVAPDGSDIPALNVFTRRDGTIRHFWAGEMTGATADPGQDPRGAPDPAPLWMVLDCTPEGRGADWYPKLSYD
- the hisN gene encoding histidinol-phosphatase, with translation MTANSLVAFAESLADAARPAAMRWFRTGLAVEDKADDSPVTMADRSVEQLMRQMINGRYPDHGILGEEHGREGLDRDLVWVLDPIDGTRAFIAGVPTFGSLIALVEKGRPLVGVIEMPALGERFVGHAGHPSLAGGKPCRTRDCGGLGNAILTTTSPEVFSGDSLEAFGRLAGAVRHRRYGLDCYGYALVALGCIDLVMERGLQPYDYMALVPVIEGAGGVVTDWQGRPLGLDSSGEVLAAATPALHQAALDVIGRG
- the parA gene encoding ParA family partition ATPase: MAGRTITVAQQKGGAGETTLGAPLAAALVHSGLPVATVDIDPQGSLSRWVEARGDDPGFTHLRITGWRVPAEVDRARAKHDLVLIDSPPHAASDARIAVRAAQLVLVPIQPSPMDLWATQPTLDLAAEEKVPARIVLNRVPSRSKVADALEVEIGRLGIPVLPARIGNRTGFAAAMLSGRTLVETAPSTKGAEEIAALAAALRT
- a CDS encoding nucleoside 2-deoxyribosyltransferase domain-containing protein, which encodes MPRLYFAGPLFSAAEQVFNAVLAERIEALGFTVFLPQRDGVESSREPWAAMTPEQRRRAIFELDRDQVFACDVLLFVLDGRVPDEGAALELGMAYAHRQLAKPGRRLVGLHTDSRAAFLGARLNPMLAVPLDAVFDDADSLLGYLAGIR
- a CDS encoding FAD-binding oxidoreductase, whose translation is MTDAALLDALTAITGPQGVLHEAADIAPYLKEWRGKYRSTAGVVVRPGSTAEVAAVVRLCAERGIGVVPQGGNTGLCGGAVAAAGQVLLSTDRLTRIREIDAEGDHITVEAGVILAQVQAAAEAADRLFPLSLGAEGSCRIGGNLSTNAGGTAVLRYGNTRDLVLGLEVVLPDGRVWDGLRALRKDNTGYDLKQLFIGAEGTLGVITAAVLKLFPRPRSVAAALVAVPDPAAAVALFGRARAEAGGSVTGVELMPRLAIDFALRHVAGVVDPMAEPHPWYVLLELSSPAADAKLADQLEAILAEGFEAGLVADAAIASSEAQRKAFWHLREAIVEGQRFEGGAIKHDIAVPVAKVPEFLEHATALAETMVPGVRVVGFGHLGDGNIHFNLNQPVGADRDAFMARWEEIAHRVHDIVVALDGSISAEHGVGLLKRDEIAERKSPVEIELMRRIKRAIDPAGIMNPGKVIEA